Proteins from one Malaya genurostris strain Urasoe2022 chromosome 2, Malgen_1.1, whole genome shotgun sequence genomic window:
- the LOC131430676 gene encoding uncharacterized protein LOC131430676 isoform X1: MAYINVAEWTSDQVTDWLKGLDNSMYHYVQSFTNNEVGGKQLLNIRPYELEQLGMLSIGHQEIVLEAVEYLKNFNYNLDKENLQFLALHVASAARSLCKQLEYSDQTKLETQILKDITRTIATLKPLIGWLDRAPFRGQLRFDELRKQIMKLGLEMATMAMRDRFSVKPVETIHNVADKLAKIADYIIQDISDPMVLQPASLDLVTLKKRESDLGFLIMPSLNGIHRIAEIKFNSPAHNSGKVEEGDEIVQINYQTVVGWEYKKVLVQLQESPPDVLLTLKKRPKHTKIYGQIYIKPYRLPSKKRSLPYRWGENLPSPRAELFALQDFSLPLARVPEKHVSSDSESESSDILTPTDVKKSEKDIRLYLPKPRAVLQRRHTLSNFKDLVSVSFWHERQTKVSPNDPQSLRDKSVSFGFGLEMAPRPTTCLGMANASANGVIVNGQNKFNSFGGLKGSLPDIVPQEKFGSPNDHSKNGSTPEGDEYKPGVSKVVRFESNMKFEECHIDTKYTCNVDNTVLETFEPIPYADEEPPMQSVNERVKRFESIANKNSANSGAASSIDPSRSVNSKNTNENNNNDTNGNVSDSVPSSTGRSAVKPIPMQRQISRDTDIAEAINTVLINREMVKRGRLDKSYSTPAYDDDIPPAIEPRKDHLTKAPPIPPPRPKKTLEANINLVPEKSSPPSPASVAAVPSSGTPMSADLGFVCPQQASLSSSEHGEDNNKSKLANLVDLKNRDTTGGESVSLILSPPPKPAERMMSPPRKIPVAKHFLEGPIETPSELFTPNKTKSLTLKKKNSLLSKRRKVSLKTLCISDIQGHLYRRTKDRSGLAYWAKCYFVLIETTLYGFKSKDSQKANCMIFLSGFTISLAKEVHSKPFAFKVYHPNKTFYFAAETQEALAQWMEYIKQATMKGNSAAPGSGSADHSVKELFSETDSSEDEFSFMDSQTKLNLICTPSPQLSSSLGRSSDHHSANSEGNGGTPTSSKQEKYHLNFGSLKKFTKTNPFNSEGNGGAGGSNSESKFFGFFSSHKNVEKTNSSEMPVPTSQFRSYRKVPGSSGLQIGTNSVSTEVIPQATALSANRNDNLTASTLSLASNGTRNHSPVTNLQPSNTPAEDILQPIIVEPPSEPTTPVLNESDDLLNRAKKTKRISPHNFIHASNPNLVEFDFQTSKAMLQTSSNWDSHSHGYIHSMITLKDLMLQKQAEEAQDMYNKRVCLGVEKLDDRSLKKSLSKTSDVRPENNANNVPEAVTKIQKRRLPITPDYAQSFKLDDDDILYTRSKEGQKLRDFGYELISGDDTFNLKNASSSSGPSGNGSGSNYDTKRQEGGGSIKKKTRNWISSDRRNEESSSSDRSLRDSFKKSKHKIVIAKLDNIKASSEKLFQFKHSSNNDKESLKTKQLEKTTPALNVSLKQALPSGSMGKSNPGTPLFDQQTIFSTTTATSNFVTIQHLAPVGPSVVPSGSIATGVIPTGIKKSNTCNSSSDFKENAAKVQNVRKSSAPERSASYFTKLSFSGSSGKTAKEKKLLGSPGLHRAIFGKNQHHEFQPTVIDHEVFSPISYTKTTFPPADGAHQSSSSLTSTITVGNLQSTTTSVLTSNLSNRNSPDYPNMEYPPVFEPETYSLSDPSMTLLKRRQNHHQK; encoded by the exons ATGGCTTACATCAATGTTGCGGAATGGACCAGCGATCAAGTTACGGATTGGTTGAAag GTTTGGACAATTCCATGTACCACTATGTACAATCATTCACTAATAATGAAGTTGGAGGTAAACAGCTGCTCAACATACGTCCGTACGAGCTGGAACAGTTGGGAATGCTTTCGATAGGTCATCAGGAAATTGTGTTGGAAGCCGTGGAGTATCTAAAAAATTTC AATTACAATCTTGATAAGGAAAATTTACAGTTTTTGGCACTACACGTTGCCTCGGCAGCTCGATCACTGTGCAAACAACTAGAATATTCGGATCAAACTAAATTGGAAacacaaatactaaaagatattaCCCGCACCATTGCAACTCTGAAACCTTTAATAGGATGGCTTGACCGGGCACCGTTCAGAG GTCAACTGCGCTTTGATGAACTGCGGAAGCAAATTATGAAATTAGGTCTGGAGATGGCTACGATGGCAATGAGGGACCGATTCTCCGTTAAACCCGTCGAAACG attcACAATGTCGCTGACAAGTTGGCAAAAATTGCAGACTACATAATCCAGGATATTTCCGACCCGATGGTTTTACAGCCAGCATCACTGGATTTGGTGACATTGAAAAAGCGGGAATCGGATTTAGGGTTCCTAATCATGCCTAGTCTGAATGGCATTCACAG AATCGCTGAGATCAAATTTAACTCGCCAGCGCATAACTCGGGCAAAGTGGAGGAAGGTGATGAAATAGTGCAGATCAATTATCAGACCGTCGTCGGATGGGAGTACAAAAAAGTGCTGGTACAACTGCAGGAGTCGCCACCTG ATGTTCTACTTACGCTGAAAAAACGCCCAAAACATACAAAAATCTACGGTCAAATCTATATCAAACCGTATCGATTGCCAAGCAAAAAGCGATCTCTGCCGTATCGATGGGGTGAAAATTTACCCAGTCCGCGAGCAGAGCTGTTTGCACTACAAGATTTCAGCTTGCCATTGGCACGCGTTCCTGAGAAGCATGTCTCTTCGGATTCAGAGTCGGAGAGCAGTGATATTCTAACACCAACGGATGTGAAAAAATCGGAAAAAGATATTCGATTGTATCTGCCGAAACCGAGAGCCGTACTGCAAAGAAGACATACGTTGTCTAATTTCAAAGATCTGGTAAGTGTATCGTTCTGGCACGAACGACAGACGAAAGTTTCGCCCAATGACCCGCAAAGTTTACGGGACAAATCCGTTTCGTTCGGATTCGGATTAGAAATGGCCCCCAGACCAACGACGTGCTTGGGAATGGCCAACGCATCCGCTAACGGAGTGATCGTAAACGGACAAAACAAGTTCAACAGTTTCGGTGGATTGAAAGGGTCACTACCGGATATTGTTCCACAGGAGAAGTTCGGTTCGCCGAACGATCACTCCAAAAATGGTTCCACCCCCGAGGGTGATGAGTATAAACCGGGCGTTTCGAAGGTTGTACGTTTCGAATCAAATATGAAATTTGAAGAGTGCCATATCGATACCAAATACACCTGTAACGTGGACAACACGGTGTTAGAGACATTCGAGCCAATTCCGTACGCGGACGAAGAACCTCCGATGCAATCGGTAAACGAACGAGTTAAGCGGTTTGAGTCAATTGCCAACAAAAACAGTGCCAACTCGGGAGCCGCTAG taGTATTGATCCCAGTAGATCGGTTAACAGCAAAAACACCaatgaaaacaataataatgataCCAATGGAAATGTCAGTGATAGTGTTCCTTCGAGCACCGGACGCTCTGCGGTGAAACCCATACCGATGCAAAGACAAATTTCACGGGACACGGACATTGCAGAAGCAATCAATACAGTTCTAATCAATCGCGAAATGGTTAAACGAGGACGCCTTGATAAAAGTTACAGCACACCAGCGTATGATGATG ATATTCCTCCTGCTATCGAGCCACGTAAAGATCATTTGACCAAGGCACCTCCCATACCTCCACCGCGGCCAAAGAAAACTCTCGAAGCCAACATAAATCTGGTACCGGAAAAATCATCGCCACCTTCTCCAGCATCCGTGGCTGCTGTCCCGTCCTCGGGCACTCCCATGTCAGCAGATCTTGGTTTTGTCTGTCCCCAGCAGGCATCGCTTTCCAGCTCAGAGCACGGCGAAGACAATAACAAATCGAAACTGGCGAATTTAGTAGATCTGAAAAACCGTGATACCACCGGCGGCGAGTCAGTTTCCTTAATCCTATCGCCGCCTCCTAAACCAGCCGAACGAATGATGTCTCCACCCAGAAAAATACCGGTAGCAAAGCATTTTTTAGAGGGGCCCATCGAAACGCCTTCCGAACTTTTTACGCcgaataaaacaaaaagtttAACTTTGAAGAAGAAGAATTCTTTGCTTTCGAAGAGACGGAAAGTTTCATTGAAAACGCTGTGTATTAGTGATATTCAAGGTCATCTGTACCGCCGAACCAAGGACCGCAGTGGATTGGCATACTGGGCCAAGTGCTACTTTGTTTTGATCGAGACTACTTTATATGGGTTCAAGTCGAAGGATTCTCAGAAAGCAAACTGTATGATATTTTTATCGGGGTTCACGATTTCGCTTGCTAAAGAGGTGCACTCGAAGCCCTTTGCCTTCAAGGTGTACCACccaaacaaaactttttattttgctGCTGAAACGCAAGAAGCTCTCGCTCAGTGGATGGAATACATCAAGCAAGCAACGATGAAAGGAAACAGCGCTGCACCGGGCAGTGGATCAGCCGATCATAGCGTGAAAGAACTATTCTCCGAGACGGATAGCTCAGAGGATGAGTTTAGTTTTATGGATAGTCAGACAAAACTAAATTTGATCTGTACTCCATCTCCTCAGCTTTCCTCGTCACTGGGAAGAAGTTCAGATCACCATTCTGCAAACTCGGAAGGAAACGGCGGCACTCCTACGTCTTCCAAACAGGAAAAATATCATTTGAATTTTGGttcattgaaaaagtttactaaaACGAATCCTTTCAATTCTGAGGGGAACGGTGGAGCCGGTGGAAGCAATAGCGAAAGCAAGTTTTTCGGGTTTTTCAGTTCACacaaaaatgtagaaaaaacaAATTCGAGCGAAATGCCCGTTCCAACGTCACAGTTTCGTAGCTACAGGAAGGTCCCGGGAAGCAGTGGCTTACAAATTGGCACTAATTCTGTCTCAACAGAAGTGATTCCTCAAGCCACAGCTTTATCCGCAAATAGAAACGACAACCTGACAGCCAGTACTTTATCGCTAGCGTCCAATGGGACCCGAAATCATTCGCCAGTGACCAATTTACAGCCTTCAAATACACCAGCTGAGGACATTCTGCAACCTATCATTGTGGAACCACCATCGGAGCCAACTACGCCAGTTCTAAATGAATCAGATGACCTGTTAAATCGTGCCAAGAAAACTAAacggatttcacctcataatttCATTCATGCCTCCAATCCCAACCTAGTGGAGTTTGATTTTCAAACTTCAAAGGCCATGCTGCAGACTTCGTCCAACTGGGACAGTCACTCGCATGGTTACATACATTCCATGATAACACTGAAAGATCTGATGCTACAGAAGCAAGCGGAGGAAGCTCAAGATATGTACAACAAACGCGTCTGTTTGGGTGTGGAAAAACTGGACGATAGGAGTCTGAAGAAAAGTCTGTCGAAGACTAGTGATGTCAGACCGGAAAATAACGCCAACAATGTACCGGAAGCAGTTACCAAAATTCAAAAGCGCCGACTACCGATCACTCCGGATTATGCCCAGAGTTTTAAGTTGGATGATGACGACATTTTGTACACCCGCAGTAAAGAGGGTCAGAAGCTGAGAGATTTTGGCTATGAATTGATTTCAGGAGACGACACTTTCAACCTGAAAAACGCCTCGTCTTCTTCGGGACCTAGCGGAAATGGTTCCGGCAGTAACTATGATACCAAACGACAGGAAGGAGGTGGCtcaattaaaaagaaaactcgcAACTGGATCAGCTCCGACCGACGGAACGAAGAATCTTCGTCGTCGGATCGATCTCTGAGGGATAGTTTCAAGAAATCGAAACATAAAATAGTGATTGCCAAGTTGGATAACATCAAAGCCAGTAGTGAGAAACTTTTTCAGTTCAAACACAGTAGCAACAATGACAAGGAATCGCTAAAAACGAAACAACTGGAGAAGACTACTCCAGCTCTGAATGTGAGCCTCAAGCAGGCACTGCCGTCTGGTAGCATGGGCAAAAGTAACCCTGGCACACCGCTGTTTGATCAGCAAACTATATTTTCAACCACCACCGCAACCagtaattttgtaacaattcaaCATCTCGCACCAGTTGGTCCTAGCGTAGTCCCTAGTGGTTCGATTGCGACTGGTGTGATTCCTACCGgaataaaaaaatcgaacacTTGCAACAGCTCCTCTGATTTCAAAGAAAATGCGGCAAAGGTGCAAAATGTAAGAAAAAGCTCTGCTCCCGAACGAAGCGCTTCGTACTTTACCAAGCTGTCCTTCAGCGGCTCATCCGGAAAGACAGCCAAAGAGAAGAAACTGCTTGGTTCTCCCGGATTGCATCGGGCGATATTTGGCAAGAACCAACATCATGAATTTCAACCAACCGTTATTGACCACGAAGTTTTTTCGCCGATCAGTTACACTAAG ACCACCTTCCCACCAGCAGACGGTGCCCATCAGTCAAGTTCCTCCCTCACCAGCACCATCACCGTTGGTAACCTGCAATCGACCACCACATCGGTGCTAACCAGCAATCTTTCCAATCGAAACTCACCGGACTACCCAAATATGGAGTATCCCCCGGTTTTCGAGCCGGAAACCTACTCACTGAGCGATCCTAGTATGACGTTACTGAAACGCCGCCAGAACCATCATCAGAAATGA
- the LOC131430676 gene encoding uncharacterized protein LOC131430676 isoform X2, with the protein MAYINVAEWTSDQVTDWLKGLDNSMYHYVQSFTNNEVGGKQLLNIRPYELEQLGMLSIGHQEIVLEAVEYLKNFNYNLDKENLQFLALHVASAARSLCKQLEYSDQTKLETQILKDITRTIATLKPLIGWLDRAPFRGQLRFDELRKQIMKLGLEMATMAMRDRFSVKPVETIHNVADKLAKIADYIIQDISDPMVLQPASLDLVTLKKRESDLGFLIMPSLNGIHRIAEIKFNSPAHNSGKVEEGDEIVQINYQTVVGWEYKKVLVQLQESPPDVLLTLKKRPKHTKIYGQIYIKPYRLPSKKRSLPYRWGENLPSPRAELFALQDFSLPLARVPEKHVSSDSESESSDILTPTDVKKSEKDIRLYLPKPRAVLQRRHTLSNFKDLVSVSFWHERQTKVSPNDPQSLRDKSVSFGFGLEMAPRPTTCLGMANASANGVIVNGQNKFNSFGGLKGSLPDIVPQEKFGSPNDHSKNGSTPEGDEYKPGVSKVVRFESNMKFEECHIDTKYTCNVDNTVLETFEPIPYADEEPPMQSVNERVKRFESIANKNSANSGAASIDPSRSVNSKNTNENNNNDTNGNVSDSVPSSTGRSAVKPIPMQRQISRDTDIAEAINTVLINREMVKRGRLDKSYSTPAYDDDIPPAIEPRKDHLTKAPPIPPPRPKKTLEANINLVPEKSSPPSPASVAAVPSSGTPMSADLGFVCPQQASLSSSEHGEDNNKSKLANLVDLKNRDTTGGESVSLILSPPPKPAERMMSPPRKIPVAKHFLEGPIETPSELFTPNKTKSLTLKKKNSLLSKRRKVSLKTLCISDIQGHLYRRTKDRSGLAYWAKCYFVLIETTLYGFKSKDSQKANCMIFLSGFTISLAKEVHSKPFAFKVYHPNKTFYFAAETQEALAQWMEYIKQATMKGNSAAPGSGSADHSVKELFSETDSSEDEFSFMDSQTKLNLICTPSPQLSSSLGRSSDHHSANSEGNGGTPTSSKQEKYHLNFGSLKKFTKTNPFNSEGNGGAGGSNSESKFFGFFSSHKNVEKTNSSEMPVPTSQFRSYRKVPGSSGLQIGTNSVSTEVIPQATALSANRNDNLTASTLSLASNGTRNHSPVTNLQPSNTPAEDILQPIIVEPPSEPTTPVLNESDDLLNRAKKTKRISPHNFIHASNPNLVEFDFQTSKAMLQTSSNWDSHSHGYIHSMITLKDLMLQKQAEEAQDMYNKRVCLGVEKLDDRSLKKSLSKTSDVRPENNANNVPEAVTKIQKRRLPITPDYAQSFKLDDDDILYTRSKEGQKLRDFGYELISGDDTFNLKNASSSSGPSGNGSGSNYDTKRQEGGGSIKKKTRNWISSDRRNEESSSSDRSLRDSFKKSKHKIVIAKLDNIKASSEKLFQFKHSSNNDKESLKTKQLEKTTPALNVSLKQALPSGSMGKSNPGTPLFDQQTIFSTTTATSNFVTIQHLAPVGPSVVPSGSIATGVIPTGIKKSNTCNSSSDFKENAAKVQNVRKSSAPERSASYFTKLSFSGSSGKTAKEKKLLGSPGLHRAIFGKNQHHEFQPTVIDHEVFSPISYTKTTFPPADGAHQSSSSLTSTITVGNLQSTTTSVLTSNLSNRNSPDYPNMEYPPVFEPETYSLSDPSMTLLKRRQNHHQK; encoded by the exons ATGGCTTACATCAATGTTGCGGAATGGACCAGCGATCAAGTTACGGATTGGTTGAAag GTTTGGACAATTCCATGTACCACTATGTACAATCATTCACTAATAATGAAGTTGGAGGTAAACAGCTGCTCAACATACGTCCGTACGAGCTGGAACAGTTGGGAATGCTTTCGATAGGTCATCAGGAAATTGTGTTGGAAGCCGTGGAGTATCTAAAAAATTTC AATTACAATCTTGATAAGGAAAATTTACAGTTTTTGGCACTACACGTTGCCTCGGCAGCTCGATCACTGTGCAAACAACTAGAATATTCGGATCAAACTAAATTGGAAacacaaatactaaaagatattaCCCGCACCATTGCAACTCTGAAACCTTTAATAGGATGGCTTGACCGGGCACCGTTCAGAG GTCAACTGCGCTTTGATGAACTGCGGAAGCAAATTATGAAATTAGGTCTGGAGATGGCTACGATGGCAATGAGGGACCGATTCTCCGTTAAACCCGTCGAAACG attcACAATGTCGCTGACAAGTTGGCAAAAATTGCAGACTACATAATCCAGGATATTTCCGACCCGATGGTTTTACAGCCAGCATCACTGGATTTGGTGACATTGAAAAAGCGGGAATCGGATTTAGGGTTCCTAATCATGCCTAGTCTGAATGGCATTCACAG AATCGCTGAGATCAAATTTAACTCGCCAGCGCATAACTCGGGCAAAGTGGAGGAAGGTGATGAAATAGTGCAGATCAATTATCAGACCGTCGTCGGATGGGAGTACAAAAAAGTGCTGGTACAACTGCAGGAGTCGCCACCTG ATGTTCTACTTACGCTGAAAAAACGCCCAAAACATACAAAAATCTACGGTCAAATCTATATCAAACCGTATCGATTGCCAAGCAAAAAGCGATCTCTGCCGTATCGATGGGGTGAAAATTTACCCAGTCCGCGAGCAGAGCTGTTTGCACTACAAGATTTCAGCTTGCCATTGGCACGCGTTCCTGAGAAGCATGTCTCTTCGGATTCAGAGTCGGAGAGCAGTGATATTCTAACACCAACGGATGTGAAAAAATCGGAAAAAGATATTCGATTGTATCTGCCGAAACCGAGAGCCGTACTGCAAAGAAGACATACGTTGTCTAATTTCAAAGATCTGGTAAGTGTATCGTTCTGGCACGAACGACAGACGAAAGTTTCGCCCAATGACCCGCAAAGTTTACGGGACAAATCCGTTTCGTTCGGATTCGGATTAGAAATGGCCCCCAGACCAACGACGTGCTTGGGAATGGCCAACGCATCCGCTAACGGAGTGATCGTAAACGGACAAAACAAGTTCAACAGTTTCGGTGGATTGAAAGGGTCACTACCGGATATTGTTCCACAGGAGAAGTTCGGTTCGCCGAACGATCACTCCAAAAATGGTTCCACCCCCGAGGGTGATGAGTATAAACCGGGCGTTTCGAAGGTTGTACGTTTCGAATCAAATATGAAATTTGAAGAGTGCCATATCGATACCAAATACACCTGTAACGTGGACAACACGGTGTTAGAGACATTCGAGCCAATTCCGTACGCGGACGAAGAACCTCCGATGCAATCGGTAAACGAACGAGTTAAGCGGTTTGAGTCAATTGCCAACAAAAACAGTGCCAACTCGGGAGCCGCTAG TATTGATCCCAGTAGATCGGTTAACAGCAAAAACACCaatgaaaacaataataatgataCCAATGGAAATGTCAGTGATAGTGTTCCTTCGAGCACCGGACGCTCTGCGGTGAAACCCATACCGATGCAAAGACAAATTTCACGGGACACGGACATTGCAGAAGCAATCAATACAGTTCTAATCAATCGCGAAATGGTTAAACGAGGACGCCTTGATAAAAGTTACAGCACACCAGCGTATGATGATG ATATTCCTCCTGCTATCGAGCCACGTAAAGATCATTTGACCAAGGCACCTCCCATACCTCCACCGCGGCCAAAGAAAACTCTCGAAGCCAACATAAATCTGGTACCGGAAAAATCATCGCCACCTTCTCCAGCATCCGTGGCTGCTGTCCCGTCCTCGGGCACTCCCATGTCAGCAGATCTTGGTTTTGTCTGTCCCCAGCAGGCATCGCTTTCCAGCTCAGAGCACGGCGAAGACAATAACAAATCGAAACTGGCGAATTTAGTAGATCTGAAAAACCGTGATACCACCGGCGGCGAGTCAGTTTCCTTAATCCTATCGCCGCCTCCTAAACCAGCCGAACGAATGATGTCTCCACCCAGAAAAATACCGGTAGCAAAGCATTTTTTAGAGGGGCCCATCGAAACGCCTTCCGAACTTTTTACGCcgaataaaacaaaaagtttAACTTTGAAGAAGAAGAATTCTTTGCTTTCGAAGAGACGGAAAGTTTCATTGAAAACGCTGTGTATTAGTGATATTCAAGGTCATCTGTACCGCCGAACCAAGGACCGCAGTGGATTGGCATACTGGGCCAAGTGCTACTTTGTTTTGATCGAGACTACTTTATATGGGTTCAAGTCGAAGGATTCTCAGAAAGCAAACTGTATGATATTTTTATCGGGGTTCACGATTTCGCTTGCTAAAGAGGTGCACTCGAAGCCCTTTGCCTTCAAGGTGTACCACccaaacaaaactttttattttgctGCTGAAACGCAAGAAGCTCTCGCTCAGTGGATGGAATACATCAAGCAAGCAACGATGAAAGGAAACAGCGCTGCACCGGGCAGTGGATCAGCCGATCATAGCGTGAAAGAACTATTCTCCGAGACGGATAGCTCAGAGGATGAGTTTAGTTTTATGGATAGTCAGACAAAACTAAATTTGATCTGTACTCCATCTCCTCAGCTTTCCTCGTCACTGGGAAGAAGTTCAGATCACCATTCTGCAAACTCGGAAGGAAACGGCGGCACTCCTACGTCTTCCAAACAGGAAAAATATCATTTGAATTTTGGttcattgaaaaagtttactaaaACGAATCCTTTCAATTCTGAGGGGAACGGTGGAGCCGGTGGAAGCAATAGCGAAAGCAAGTTTTTCGGGTTTTTCAGTTCACacaaaaatgtagaaaaaacaAATTCGAGCGAAATGCCCGTTCCAACGTCACAGTTTCGTAGCTACAGGAAGGTCCCGGGAAGCAGTGGCTTACAAATTGGCACTAATTCTGTCTCAACAGAAGTGATTCCTCAAGCCACAGCTTTATCCGCAAATAGAAACGACAACCTGACAGCCAGTACTTTATCGCTAGCGTCCAATGGGACCCGAAATCATTCGCCAGTGACCAATTTACAGCCTTCAAATACACCAGCTGAGGACATTCTGCAACCTATCATTGTGGAACCACCATCGGAGCCAACTACGCCAGTTCTAAATGAATCAGATGACCTGTTAAATCGTGCCAAGAAAACTAAacggatttcacctcataatttCATTCATGCCTCCAATCCCAACCTAGTGGAGTTTGATTTTCAAACTTCAAAGGCCATGCTGCAGACTTCGTCCAACTGGGACAGTCACTCGCATGGTTACATACATTCCATGATAACACTGAAAGATCTGATGCTACAGAAGCAAGCGGAGGAAGCTCAAGATATGTACAACAAACGCGTCTGTTTGGGTGTGGAAAAACTGGACGATAGGAGTCTGAAGAAAAGTCTGTCGAAGACTAGTGATGTCAGACCGGAAAATAACGCCAACAATGTACCGGAAGCAGTTACCAAAATTCAAAAGCGCCGACTACCGATCACTCCGGATTATGCCCAGAGTTTTAAGTTGGATGATGACGACATTTTGTACACCCGCAGTAAAGAGGGTCAGAAGCTGAGAGATTTTGGCTATGAATTGATTTCAGGAGACGACACTTTCAACCTGAAAAACGCCTCGTCTTCTTCGGGACCTAGCGGAAATGGTTCCGGCAGTAACTATGATACCAAACGACAGGAAGGAGGTGGCtcaattaaaaagaaaactcgcAACTGGATCAGCTCCGACCGACGGAACGAAGAATCTTCGTCGTCGGATCGATCTCTGAGGGATAGTTTCAAGAAATCGAAACATAAAATAGTGATTGCCAAGTTGGATAACATCAAAGCCAGTAGTGAGAAACTTTTTCAGTTCAAACACAGTAGCAACAATGACAAGGAATCGCTAAAAACGAAACAACTGGAGAAGACTACTCCAGCTCTGAATGTGAGCCTCAAGCAGGCACTGCCGTCTGGTAGCATGGGCAAAAGTAACCCTGGCACACCGCTGTTTGATCAGCAAACTATATTTTCAACCACCACCGCAACCagtaattttgtaacaattcaaCATCTCGCACCAGTTGGTCCTAGCGTAGTCCCTAGTGGTTCGATTGCGACTGGTGTGATTCCTACCGgaataaaaaaatcgaacacTTGCAACAGCTCCTCTGATTTCAAAGAAAATGCGGCAAAGGTGCAAAATGTAAGAAAAAGCTCTGCTCCCGAACGAAGCGCTTCGTACTTTACCAAGCTGTCCTTCAGCGGCTCATCCGGAAAGACAGCCAAAGAGAAGAAACTGCTTGGTTCTCCCGGATTGCATCGGGCGATATTTGGCAAGAACCAACATCATGAATTTCAACCAACCGTTATTGACCACGAAGTTTTTTCGCCGATCAGTTACACTAAG ACCACCTTCCCACCAGCAGACGGTGCCCATCAGTCAAGTTCCTCCCTCACCAGCACCATCACCGTTGGTAACCTGCAATCGACCACCACATCGGTGCTAACCAGCAATCTTTCCAATCGAAACTCACCGGACTACCCAAATATGGAGTATCCCCCGGTTTTCGAGCCGGAAACCTACTCACTGAGCGATCCTAGTATGACGTTACTGAAACGCCGCCAGAACCATCATCAGAAATGA